A single genomic interval of Candidatus Dependentiae bacterium harbors:
- a CDS encoding PD40 domain-containing protein, producing MRLYQSIRALFLLSALFFKHADGSNLNGTAAVVYKNQHHVFSNGESALGYVRMNGGFTVKPGATATLDTVVSVSGSIDLRETGVLQLLKDLNLDAGVTWSSGGYIKGRSRALILNDTLSIPASKIIHISDDTIIDGNGNTLLLNDYAQIFVDNNVTLTLRNLVVCNTKNNVNNPCLRISGNRGKLALDNVELAMANDMALAQGQLYFHNEVIFTGSSTFIYNSPEASFITRSGVVKFDKGTTFSFAPTSTADHLFKLQDKTSTLYLNGCTLKTTSSGMRLTKGNLILDNKIVLESNPGNGSMPATLTLLDDADYTTTSGGLNISAWHPNGNVLAIGGQRVLSTPGFANHNELRLFSFDGAILTALTSQDYGTNFNNQVQALAWTPDGRFLAVGGTLADTVGGFANTDELRIYSFNGSTLTAVTSQPYGTAGAGQIYDLSWNPDGKTIALVGRIQAAVGGFPSTDSIRLYSFNGTSLTALTSQPYGPGSQTLRVAWSPDGKTLAIGGGSPTAVGGFANTDQLRLYSFNGSTLTALTSSSYGSSSAFNVYALAWSPDGKSLAFGGDLGGGPVPNQLRVCSFTGNTLKLTAGQPYGIQITWIDWSPDGKTLAVTGQSTGTELFDFSSTTTLNAITTVSIASYTPTVRWAPNGKTLSLSAYSPTSGNELQLYSVGFSQESFPQSYSRSIIFGNSALGSSSNLNAEVLGAAHVTINGIVNDDSV from the coding sequence ATGAGATTATATCAATCTATCAGAGCACTCTTCTTATTGAGTGCTCTTTTTTTTAAGCATGCAGATGGCTCGAACCTAAACGGCACAGCAGCCGTCGTCTATAAAAATCAACATCATGTTTTTTCAAACGGAGAAAGCGCACTCGGGTATGTCCGCATGAACGGCGGCTTTACCGTCAAGCCTGGTGCCACCGCAACACTTGATACGGTTGTTTCCGTTTCTGGCAGTATTGATTTGCGTGAAACAGGAGTTCTTCAACTGCTCAAAGATCTAAATCTTGATGCAGGTGTAACATGGTCCAGTGGTGGTTACATCAAAGGACGTAGCCGAGCGTTGATTCTAAACGACACACTCTCAATCCCCGCTTCAAAAATTATCCACATTTCAGATGATACGATTATTGACGGTAACGGGAATACACTCTTATTAAACGATTATGCGCAAATTTTTGTTGATAACAATGTAACGCTTACGCTACGAAACTTGGTTGTATGCAACACCAAAAACAACGTGAATAACCCCTGCCTCAGAATTAGCGGTAACCGTGGCAAGCTTGCGCTTGATAACGTTGAACTCGCCATGGCAAATGATATGGCATTAGCGCAAGGACAACTTTACTTCCACAACGAAGTTATTTTTACCGGAAGCTCTACATTCATTTATAATTCCCCTGAAGCAAGTTTCATTACACGCTCTGGAGTTGTAAAGTTTGATAAAGGAACAACGTTTTCATTTGCTCCAACGAGCACTGCAGATCATCTGTTCAAACTTCAAGACAAAACATCAACACTCTATTTAAATGGTTGCACACTGAAGACAACAAGTTCTGGTATGCGATTAACCAAAGGCAATTTAATTCTTGATAACAAAATTGTTTTAGAGAGCAATCCAGGAAATGGTTCAATGCCTGCAACTTTAACCTTACTTGATGACGCCGATTACACAACAACATCTGGAGGTTTAAATATTTCCGCATGGCATCCAAACGGAAATGTGCTCGCCATTGGAGGACAAAGAGTTCTCAGCACTCCAGGCTTTGCAAATCACAACGAACTACGACTTTTTTCATTTGATGGAGCAATCCTAACAGCTCTAACCAGCCAAGACTATGGAACCAATTTTAATAACCAAGTGCAAGCACTTGCATGGACTCCAGATGGACGATTTCTTGCTGTTGGGGGAACACTTGCAGATACCGTTGGGGGCTTTGCAAATACTGATGAGCTACGAATTTACAGTTTTAACGGGTCAACACTTACGGCTGTTACCAGCCAACCATACGGCACTGCAGGAGCTGGGCAAATTTATGATCTTTCATGGAATCCTGATGGAAAAACAATTGCTCTTGTTGGACGAATTCAAGCAGCTGTTGGTGGATTTCCTTCAACAGACTCTATTCGGCTGTATAGCTTTAATGGAACGTCACTCACTGCACTAACCAGCCAGCCATACGGCCCAGGAAGTCAAACGCTTAGAGTCGCCTGGTCACCCGATGGTAAGACACTTGCAATTGGTGGTGGGTCACCCACTGCCGTGGGTGGTTTTGCAAATACCGATCAACTTCGTTTGTATAGTTTTAATGGATCTACGCTTACGGCATTAACAAGTAGCTCTTATGGCTCAAGTTCAGCCTTCAATGTTTATGCACTTGCATGGTCACCTGACGGAAAATCCCTAGCATTTGGCGGAGACCTTGGTGGTGGTCCAGTACCAAACCAATTGAGAGTGTGCTCTTTTACAGGAAATACATTGAAATTAACAGCAGGCCAACCATATGGAATTCAAATAACATGGATTGATTGGTCACCGGACGGAAAGACTCTTGCTGTTACTGGACAAAGCACAGGAACTGAACTATTTGACTTTTCAAGCACAACAACTCTTAATGCTATAACAACGGTTTCGATTGCTTCATACACACCAACAGTACGATGGGCACCTAATGGCAAAACGCTTTCGCTCAGTGCATATAGCCCAACAAGTGGAAATGAATTGCAATTGTACAGCGTAGGTTTTTCTCAGGAATCGTTTCCTCAATCTTATTCCCGCTCGATTATTTTTGGCAACAGTGCTTTGGGTAGCTCAAGTAATTTGAATGCCGAAGTGCTGGGCGCTGCGCACGTAACAATTAACGGCATTGTCAATGACGACTCGGTGTAA
- a CDS encoding class I SAM-dependent methyltransferase, whose protein sequence is MNKQTLKDSVKNYWNQASCGTEFINKQKFSPEYFQAIEEFRYRIEPEIFSFAQFTRFHGKKMLEVGVGAGSDFLQWVRAGTQAHGIDLTAEAIENVKQRLAVYNLQATDLQVADAEQLPYADNSFDLVYSWGVIHHSPDTEKCLAEIVRVTKPGGTIKIMIYNRYSLFAFYRYLACALFKGKPFKSFKSVLFDHQESPGTKAYTFAEAKKMIAAHPVKTVSLNAQVSAHDLLYYKGRFVQFFAYVAACLFGWRRVGWFMTLELQKK, encoded by the coding sequence ATGAATAAGCAAACACTCAAAGATTCCGTTAAAAACTACTGGAATCAAGCAAGCTGTGGAACAGAATTTATTAATAAGCAAAAGTTCTCACCCGAATACTTTCAGGCAATCGAAGAATTCAGGTATCGCATAGAACCTGAAATTTTCTCCTTTGCACAGTTCACCCGATTTCATGGTAAAAAAATGCTGGAGGTTGGGGTTGGTGCAGGAAGTGACTTTTTGCAATGGGTCCGCGCTGGCACACAGGCGCATGGCATTGATTTGACCGCTGAAGCAATTGAAAATGTTAAACAACGCTTAGCTGTTTATAATCTGCAAGCAACAGATCTACAAGTAGCTGATGCTGAACAACTGCCATACGCTGATAACTCATTTGATCTGGTTTACTCATGGGGCGTCATTCACCACTCACCCGACACAGAAAAGTGTTTGGCTGAAATTGTGCGCGTTACCAAACCAGGCGGCACAATTAAGATTATGATTTATAACCGCTACTCACTCTTTGCTTTTTATCGCTATCTTGCATGCGCACTTTTCAAGGGCAAGCCGTTCAAAAGTTTTAAATCGGTCTTGTTTGATCATCAAGAAAGCCCAGGAACTAAAGCTTACACGTTTGCTGAAGCAAAAAAGATGATTGCTGCGCATCCTGTAAAAACTGTCTCACTGAACGCTCAAGTTTCAGCGCATGATCTGCTCTACTACAAAGGACGCTTTGTTCAATTTTTTGCATACGTTGCAGCATGCCTTTTTGGCTGGCGTCGTGTGGGATGGTTTATGACTCTTGAATTACAAAAAAAATAA
- a CDS encoding glycosyltransferase family 4 protein: protein MKKILFIHHGKGLGGAPLSLLYLVESLDTTKYTPIVLFLHHSEVIELFKERGIQTVGPVNVYDFAHTKIWWFGWRHAHHLARAIKDTIKTMLFIAPKILAHIKPDLVHLNTSSLLGWGITARKKNIPLVWHIREPLASGYFGIRKKIVQQTVKRYADAIVPICKHDATPWAHNKKTHVVYNAVHEKYFNEKSDVTSFFASHGVPKDDPKILFVGGLSKEKGTLEILKIFQKVLIKIPNAKLLLAGYLHKQALSWKQLIHRIYPASNYAHQIHVLLEELGSSVIQLGSIRNIPAAMTASNVIVFPATVGHFARPIIEAGFMKRPVVVSALAPLDELVIDDKTGFLVAINNHQLWAEKLCLLLTDKLLAQRMGNAAYAFCREKFSLPEQVQKIEKIYTELLTKESHE, encoded by the coding sequence ATGAAAAAAATATTATTCATACATCATGGAAAAGGACTGGGCGGTGCGCCGCTCAGTCTCCTATACTTGGTTGAATCGCTTGATACAACCAAGTATACGCCAATTGTTTTGTTTTTGCATCACTCTGAAGTGATTGAACTTTTTAAAGAACGGGGCATCCAAACAGTTGGACCGGTCAACGTCTACGACTTTGCACATACTAAAATTTGGTGGTTTGGGTGGCGACACGCGCATCACCTTGCACGAGCAATTAAAGACACCATTAAAACAATGTTGTTTATCGCACCAAAAATACTTGCTCATATCAAGCCGGATCTTGTACACCTGAACACCAGTTCATTACTGGGCTGGGGCATTACTGCGCGGAAAAAAAATATCCCACTTGTCTGGCACATTCGTGAGCCGCTTGCTTCTGGGTATTTTGGCATTCGCAAAAAAATTGTACAACAAACCGTTAAGCGCTACGCTGACGCAATTGTGCCTATTTGTAAGCACGATGCAACGCCATGGGCTCATAACAAAAAAACACACGTTGTCTACAACGCCGTACACGAAAAATATTTTAATGAAAAATCTGATGTAACATCGTTTTTCGCATCGCACGGAGTGCCAAAAGATGACCCCAAAATTCTTTTTGTTGGTGGCCTTTCCAAAGAAAAAGGAACGCTTGAAATTTTAAAAATTTTTCAAAAAGTTCTTATAAAAATTCCAAATGCAAAACTGTTGCTCGCAGGCTACCTGCACAAGCAAGCACTCAGTTGGAAACAATTAATCCATCGAATTTATCCGGCAAGCAATTATGCTCATCAGATTCATGTGCTACTTGAGGAGCTTGGTTCATCAGTCATTCAACTCGGCTCCATTCGCAACATTCCTGCAGCAATGACTGCAAGCAATGTTATAGTATTTCCTGCAACCGTTGGCCACTTTGCACGACCAATTATCGAGGCCGGATTTATGAAGAGACCGGTCGTAGTATCAGCCCTTGCACCGCTTGATGAGCTCGTTATTGATGATAAAACAGGTTTTTTAGTTGCTATTAATAATCATCAATTATGGGCAGAAAAGTTGTGCTTATTGTTGACTGACAAGCTCTTAGCACAGAGAATGGGTAATGCTGCGTATGCTTTTTGTAGAGAAAAATTTAGCCTGCCTGAGCAGGTACAAAAGATAGAAAAAATTTATACTGAGCTCTTGACCAAGGAGTCGCATGAATAA
- a CDS encoding UDP-glucose/GDP-mannose dehydrogenase family protein, whose product MNVRTIAVIGAGYVGLVTGACFAQKGNRVIVVENNQSKIDQLLQGSIPFYEPGLDVLVSNCIKEKTLQFVKNIYVALQHKPELIFSCVGTPPLASGAADLSYVWNVAREIGRTITDYCVVINKSTVPVGTALQVKHIIQEELQARGVSVNFDVASNPEFLKEGDALSDFLQPDRVVIGTESERARTALEALYKPFLHTEGQLVCMNIPSAELTKYASNAMLATRISFMNQIALLADKVGADIDQIKQGMAKDRRIGPHFLNAGIGYGGSCFPKDVKALLHTGTENEQEMSLVKEVDAVNELQRKQFIQTIINHYDSSIGQKKVGIWGLAFKPETDDIRCAPSLDVINALLEHGAKVYAYDPVAMPNIKAQFEKAITYTRTADEILELADFLIVLTEWKEFIRHEPAHFTKLTDKTVFDGRNCFDPTLMTAAGLTYFCIGRNQSTNTSYALLKFDRSLSRAHQ is encoded by the coding sequence ATGAACGTGAGAACAATTGCTGTCATTGGAGCCGGCTATGTCGGCCTTGTAACCGGCGCATGCTTTGCTCAAAAGGGCAATCGCGTCATTGTTGTGGAGAACAATCAGTCAAAAATTGATCAACTTCTTCAAGGATCTATACCCTTTTACGAACCGGGACTCGATGTTCTAGTAAGTAATTGCATCAAAGAAAAAACCCTTCAATTTGTTAAAAATATTTATGTTGCACTCCAGCATAAGCCTGAACTCATTTTTTCATGCGTTGGAACACCGCCACTTGCAAGCGGTGCGGCTGATCTTTCGTACGTTTGGAATGTAGCACGCGAAATCGGCAGAACAATCACCGATTACTGTGTCGTTATTAACAAGTCTACTGTTCCAGTTGGAACAGCGCTTCAAGTCAAACATATTATTCAAGAAGAGCTTCAAGCTCGTGGAGTATCAGTTAATTTTGATGTCGCATCAAACCCTGAATTTTTAAAAGAAGGCGATGCGCTCAGTGACTTCTTACAACCTGACCGAGTTGTTATTGGTACTGAATCTGAACGCGCACGAACAGCTCTTGAAGCACTCTATAAACCATTTCTGCATACCGAGGGACAGCTTGTTTGCATGAACATTCCTTCTGCAGAACTCACCAAGTATGCTTCAAATGCCATGCTTGCAACACGCATTAGCTTCATGAACCAAATTGCACTGCTCGCCGATAAAGTTGGCGCTGACATTGACCAGATAAAACAGGGAATGGCAAAAGACCGTCGCATCGGCCCTCACTTCTTGAATGCAGGTATTGGTTATGGCGGAAGCTGCTTTCCAAAAGATGTTAAAGCGCTTCTCCATACGGGGACAGAGAACGAACAGGAAATGTCACTGGTTAAAGAAGTTGATGCCGTGAATGAGTTGCAGCGTAAACAATTTATTCAAACCATTATCAACCACTACGACTCAAGCATTGGTCAAAAAAAAGTTGGTATCTGGGGGCTTGCATTCAAGCCTGAAACCGATGACATTCGCTGTGCTCCATCACTTGATGTAATTAATGCACTTCTTGAACACGGCGCAAAGGTTTATGCATACGACCCGGTTGCAATGCCCAATATTAAAGCACAATTTGAAAAGGCTATCACCTATACTCGAACAGCAGATGAAATTCTTGAGCTTGCTGATTTTCTTATCGTTCTTACAGAATGGAAAGAATTTATACGTCATGAGCCAGCACATTTCACCAAGCTTACTGATAAAACTGTTTTTGATGGACGCAATTGCTTTGATCCAACGCTAATGACCGCAGCAGGGCTCACGTACTTTTGTATTGGTCGAAATCAATCAACAAATACTTCCTATGCTCTTTTAAAATTTGATAGAAGTTTATCTCGTGCTCATCAATAA